One window from the genome of Metabacillus flavus encodes:
- a CDS encoding cytochrome ubiquinol oxidase subunit I → MSELVLARLQFGSTTIFHFLFVPLSIGLVFMVAVMETMYVVKNQEVYKKMAKFWGHLFLINFAIGVVTGILQEFQFGMNWSEYSRFVGDVFGAPLAIEALLAFFMESTFLGIWIFGWDRLSKKVHLACIWLVSLGTVLSAFWILAANSFMQEPVGFVINNGRAEMNDLFALLTNPQLLVEFPHTIFGALATGAFFIGGVSTYKIMKKQEVHIFKKSFDIAMVVALIAGMGVAFSGHAQAKHLMESQPMKMAASEGLWEDSGDPAAWTMFALIDSENKENSFEIKIPYALSYLAYEKFKGEVPGMNTLQAQYEEKYGEGNYIPPVNTTFWSFRIMAGTGIAMIFAAALGLFYSFREKLDANRWFLKGMTVLIAFPFLANTAGWIMTEIGRQPWTVFGLMTTAASVSPNVSKGSLLFSLIIFTTMYAVLAGVLIYLFVKEIKKGADHDSVIGHSASVDPFDKEAYNL, encoded by the coding sequence ATGAGTGAACTAGTATTGGCAAGGCTGCAATTTGGTTCAACCACAATTTTTCATTTCCTGTTTGTGCCTCTTTCCATCGGCCTTGTTTTCATGGTAGCCGTAATGGAAACGATGTACGTAGTGAAAAATCAGGAAGTCTACAAAAAGATGGCGAAATTTTGGGGGCATTTATTTTTAATTAACTTCGCGATTGGGGTCGTAACCGGAATTCTTCAGGAATTTCAATTTGGGATGAACTGGTCAGAGTACTCCCGGTTTGTCGGAGATGTATTCGGAGCGCCGCTTGCTATTGAAGCACTGCTCGCATTTTTTATGGAATCAACCTTCCTTGGGATCTGGATCTTCGGGTGGGATCGTTTATCCAAAAAGGTTCATCTTGCATGCATTTGGCTTGTGTCTCTCGGAACCGTTCTCTCCGCATTCTGGATTTTGGCTGCGAACTCTTTTATGCAGGAGCCCGTGGGGTTTGTAATCAATAATGGAAGAGCTGAAATGAATGATTTGTTCGCTTTGCTGACGAATCCGCAGCTGCTTGTTGAATTTCCTCACACTATTTTTGGAGCATTGGCTACAGGTGCCTTTTTTATTGGGGGAGTAAGCACTTATAAAATCATGAAAAAACAAGAGGTTCATATTTTTAAAAAATCATTTGATATTGCGATGGTGGTTGCACTTATTGCTGGAATGGGTGTAGCATTCAGCGGTCATGCTCAGGCAAAGCACTTAATGGAATCACAGCCGATGAAAATGGCCGCAAGCGAAGGGTTATGGGAAGACAGCGGAGATCCGGCTGCCTGGACCATGTTTGCTCTTATTGATTCGGAAAACAAGGAAAATTCCTTTGAAATAAAAATTCCGTACGCCCTAAGTTACCTTGCCTATGAAAAATTCAAGGGAGAGGTGCCGGGTATGAATACACTTCAAGCTCAATACGAAGAAAAATACGGAGAGGGAAACTATATCCCCCCTGTAAACACAACGTTCTGGAGCTTTCGGATTATGGCAGGAACGGGAATAGCGATGATCTTTGCCGCTGCACTTGGTTTGTTTTACAGCTTTAGAGAAAAATTGGATGCAAATCGATGGTTTTTAAAAGGAATGACGGTTTTGATTGCCTTTCCGTTTTTGGCTAACACGGCTGGATGGATTATGACGGAGATTGGGCGCCAGCCGTGGACAGTGTTTGGATTGATGACAACAGCCGCTTCTGTATCGCCTAATGTTTCAAAAGGCTCTCTTCTCTTCTCGCTCATCATCTTCACCACGATGTATGCTGTTTTAGCCGGTGTCTTGATTTATCTTTTCGTGAAGGAAATTAAAAAAGGAGCGGATCACGATTCGGTCATCGGGCATTCGGCCTCCGTCGATCCGTTTGATAAGGAGGCGTACAATCTATGA
- the cydC gene encoding thiol reductant ABC exporter subunit CydC encodes MKKQGWIMPYIKENRRLFAAVILLGSVTVFSAAFLMFTSGFLISKAATRPENILMIYVPIVAVRTFGVARSVSRYIERLAGHHAILKILSEMRLRLYGIMDQSILKQPARSKTGDILGLLAEDIEHLQDVYLKTVFPGAAALLLYGVSVSALGFFSVPFAGLMGFYGLILTVLLPLVSLLAAKGRITRLKAGRSHLYGKLTDAVMGISDWMFSGRQKEFVKEYEEQEKKLLELERQEQRFKRNRDFAAQLVAGVMIVSMLVWAGGENADGDMARTMIAAFVLVLFPLTEALLPLSDSAGSIPGYRDSVKRLESLDTESIKLAGSKKSLPILEKTAVCFENVSFAYAQQEQVLQQLSFTLKPGRITALLGPSGSGKSTIMKLLEGVQLPSEGRVTINGADSFLFGEEIPKYLAVLNQQPHLFDTSVLNNIRLGRPDAADEEVMEAAKMVQLHDYIDTLPNGFSTSMHETGMRFSGGERQRIALARILLQDTPIIVLDEPTVGLDPRTERDLLDTIFKVLKGKTVLWITHHVTGAEAADQILFLDEGRIVMEGTHRELLDKEVRYRRLFELDRPFLKERNGRRALGWGQEKSAV; translated from the coding sequence ATGAAAAAACAAGGATGGATCATGCCGTATATAAAAGAAAATCGCCGGTTATTTGCGGCGGTCATCCTTCTCGGATCTGTAACGGTTTTTTCTGCTGCCTTTCTTATGTTCACCTCCGGATTCCTTATTTCCAAGGCGGCAACAAGACCTGAGAATATCCTGATGATTTATGTGCCGATTGTGGCTGTACGGACATTCGGGGTGGCGAGGTCGGTTTCACGGTACATCGAGAGATTGGCCGGCCACCACGCCATCCTGAAGATCCTCTCCGAAATGAGACTCAGACTTTACGGAATCATGGATCAATCCATATTAAAACAGCCGGCACGCAGTAAAACAGGAGATATTCTCGGCCTGCTGGCTGAAGACATTGAACACCTTCAGGATGTCTATTTGAAAACCGTTTTCCCGGGAGCGGCAGCGCTTCTGCTATATGGGGTGTCCGTTTCAGCTCTTGGTTTCTTTTCTGTGCCGTTTGCAGGATTAATGGGTTTTTACGGATTGATTCTAACGGTGCTGCTTCCTCTTGTTTCACTTCTCGCTGCAAAAGGGCGGATTACCCGTCTTAAAGCAGGCCGCAGCCATCTGTATGGGAAGTTGACCGATGCCGTCATGGGAATCAGTGATTGGATGTTCAGCGGCCGTCAGAAAGAATTTGTAAAAGAGTATGAAGAACAGGAGAAGAAGCTTTTAGAACTGGAACGCCAGGAGCAAAGATTCAAAAGAAACCGGGACTTTGCGGCTCAGCTTGTTGCCGGGGTTATGATAGTCAGCATGCTTGTATGGGCGGGCGGAGAAAACGCGGACGGCGATATGGCGAGGACGATGATTGCAGCATTTGTACTCGTCCTCTTTCCTCTGACTGAAGCCCTGCTCCCTCTATCAGATTCAGCTGGAAGTATTCCGGGATACCGGGATTCAGTGAAACGGCTGGAATCCCTGGACACAGAATCTATTAAATTAGCAGGCAGTAAAAAGTCCCTCCCTATTTTGGAAAAAACGGCCGTTTGCTTTGAGAATGTTTCTTTTGCTTACGCCCAGCAGGAACAAGTTTTGCAGCAGCTGTCGTTTACACTGAAACCAGGCCGGATTACCGCTCTTCTCGGTCCGAGCGGCTCAGGAAAATCTACAATTATGAAGCTGCTGGAAGGGGTACAGCTCCCATCTGAAGGAAGAGTAACCATTAACGGTGCAGATAGCTTTCTTTTTGGAGAAGAAATCCCGAAGTATCTAGCCGTCCTGAACCAGCAGCCTCACCTTTTTGATACATCTGTCTTAAACAATATCCGGCTCGGGCGGCCTGATGCAGCGGATGAAGAGGTGATGGAAGCAGCGAAAATGGTTCAGCTCCATGATTATATTGATACACTGCCAAATGGATTCAGCACTTCTATGCATGAAACTGGCATGCGTTTCTCGGGGGGAGAACGCCAGCGGATCGCTCTGGCGCGGATCCTTCTGCAGGATACCCCGATTATCGTCCTCGATGAACCAACGGTGGGACTCGACCCGCGGACAGAACGCGATCTTCTGGACACGATTTTCAAGGTGTTAAAAGGAAAAACCGTTTTATGGATTACCCATCACGTAACGGGAGCAGAAGCAGCGGACCAGATCCTGTTCCTGGATGAAGGCAGGATTGTGATGGAAGGGACGCATAGAGAGCTTCTGGATAAAGAAGTGAGGTACCGGCGTTTGTTTGAACTGGACCGGCCATTTTTAAAAGAACGGAATGGCAGAAGGGCGCTTGGCTGGGGCCAGGAAAAAAGTGCTGTCTAA
- a CDS encoding DUF3900 domain-containing protein codes for MDFTMRFLSFYVIEAEDQDSKRFKHYQTLDQEEFEASALKDFLDGELKRIVKRKAEKHPPSEQVPTKIGYFAVEPGYDLDSNPNYNMLHRIRFAETKEAFNEGSEQLVRTYLDTSAVRGGAFLVASAVPRKYFDDSFVFIMKCDFEPKVASIADEKALIKKVEMAITTKNMKSIQYPYMPEEGMTEESELKIHQASHARYFEDFLKYVEYGESMPEIMKTQVMTMVQEHVLETYEENSQERQQFEHDMEIWEASEKREIQERLDTHQVIEAAAQIVENTPEAQLKMKLGETEVKGLLAEFGDSIHLAKINGRYVLLVEAETISFEKGFSPIEFHKPEGLHEVIERIAGKG; via the coding sequence ATGGATTTTACCATGAGGTTTTTATCCTTTTACGTGATAGAGGCAGAGGATCAGGATTCAAAGCGGTTTAAGCACTATCAGACACTTGATCAAGAGGAGTTTGAAGCGAGTGCTTTGAAGGATTTTCTTGATGGTGAGCTAAAAAGAATCGTAAAGAGGAAAGCAGAAAAGCATCCTCCCTCCGAGCAGGTACCGACAAAAATCGGATATTTTGCCGTTGAACCAGGCTATGATCTCGATTCAAATCCGAACTACAATATGCTTCACCGGATTCGTTTCGCTGAAACAAAAGAGGCCTTTAATGAAGGAAGCGAGCAGCTCGTCCGCACCTATTTGGATACAAGCGCGGTCCGCGGAGGAGCGTTTTTGGTTGCATCAGCCGTACCGAGAAAATACTTTGATGACTCCTTTGTTTTCATTATGAAATGCGATTTCGAACCAAAGGTCGCCTCCATTGCAGATGAAAAAGCATTAATTAAAAAGGTAGAGATGGCCATTACAACGAAAAACATGAAGTCCATCCAATACCCATACATGCCTGAAGAAGGAATGACAGAGGAATCCGAGCTAAAAATCCACCAGGCTTCTCACGCACGGTACTTTGAAGATTTTTTGAAATATGTGGAGTATGGCGAATCCATGCCGGAAATTATGAAAACCCAAGTCATGACGATGGTACAGGAGCACGTCCTGGAAACATACGAAGAAAACAGCCAGGAACGGCAGCAGTTTGAGCACGATATGGAGATTTGGGAAGCCAGTGAAAAGCGGGAAATCCAGGAGCGGCTCGATACCCATCAGGTAATAGAAGCGGCCGCGCAAATTGTGGAGAATACACCTGAAGCACAGCTGAAGATGAAGCTTGGGGAAACCGAGGTGAAAGGGCTGCTTGCTGAGTTTGGTGATTCAATTCATTTAGCTAAAATCAATGGGCGCTACGTTCTCCTCGTTGAAGCAGAGACGATTTCGTTTGAGAAGGGATTTTCTCCAATCGAGTTTCATAAGCCTGAGGGGCTGCATGAGGTGATTGAGCGGATTGCGGGGAAAGGATAA
- the cydD gene encoding thiol reductant ABC exporter subunit CydD: MGKDLLQYRGVRRVLAGLGFMTVVQSAAIILQAVMLAESAVRLFNGKMDRSFMQAAALFFLALALRHLMGALKQKKAQRFAQETGASMRKKVLDKLFLLGPRFAAKAGTGHTVTLVAEGVAQLRSYLELFLPKMMNMAVITPAVLLYVFFIDRTSAVILAVTFPILIVFMIILGLAAKGKADRQWSTYRVLSNHFTDSLRGLETLKYLGLSQSHTMNIKGVSERYRKATLSTLKVAFLSSFALDFFTMLSIATVAVFLGLRLIEGDMMLGPALTALILAPEFFLPVREAGSDYHATLNGQEAGKTMKMLLDEQEFKPQAAEIHTWNENSTLELENVSIRHDEHGPGGLKHIHLSAMGYQKIGIVGESGSGKSTLIDILGGFLEPSEGTASLDGTVVSHLQLPGWQKQLLYIPQHPYIFADTLAENIRFYHPEASMSEVKEAAEKAGLSDLEEAIGFDAMIGEGGRNLSGGQSQRVALARAFLENRPILLLDEPASHLDVETEFYLKQTMTALFKNKLVFLATHRLHWMQEMDLVMVIKDGEIAETGTHQELMEAKGEYYKLVSIQWGEQVS; this comes from the coding sequence ATGGGAAAAGACCTTCTTCAATACCGTGGTGTCCGAAGGGTTCTTGCTGGTCTTGGATTTATGACCGTTGTGCAGTCTGCAGCAATTATTTTGCAGGCGGTTATGCTGGCCGAATCGGCAGTTCGTCTCTTTAATGGGAAGATGGACCGTTCTTTTATGCAGGCGGCGGCTTTGTTTTTCCTAGCTCTTGCTCTCCGCCATCTTATGGGAGCGCTGAAGCAAAAAAAGGCGCAGCGTTTTGCGCAAGAAACAGGTGCATCTATGCGTAAAAAAGTGCTTGATAAGCTGTTTTTGCTGGGGCCCCGCTTTGCCGCGAAAGCGGGAACAGGGCACACGGTAACCCTTGTGGCGGAAGGGGTCGCCCAGCTAAGGAGCTATTTAGAGCTTTTCTTGCCGAAAATGATGAATATGGCCGTTATCACACCGGCTGTTTTGCTTTATGTATTTTTTATCGACCGGACCTCTGCCGTCATTTTAGCTGTAACCTTTCCGATTTTGATTGTGTTTATGATTATTCTTGGATTGGCAGCGAAAGGAAAGGCGGATCGTCAGTGGAGTACCTATCGGGTGCTTTCCAATCATTTTACCGATTCATTAAGAGGTCTTGAAACCCTGAAATATTTGGGACTCAGCCAATCTCACACCATGAATATTAAAGGCGTCAGTGAACGATACCGGAAAGCAACCCTGAGTACGCTGAAGGTTGCATTTCTTTCTTCGTTTGCGCTGGACTTTTTCACCATGCTTTCGATTGCAACGGTGGCTGTATTTCTTGGACTAAGACTGATTGAAGGGGACATGATGCTTGGTCCGGCCCTTACAGCTCTCATTCTCGCACCTGAATTTTTTCTGCCGGTGCGTGAAGCCGGAAGTGACTATCATGCAACGCTCAATGGACAGGAAGCGGGAAAGACGATGAAAATGCTCCTTGACGAGCAGGAGTTCAAACCTCAGGCAGCAGAAATTCACACATGGAACGAAAACAGTACGCTTGAGTTAGAGAATGTGTCTATAAGGCATGACGAACATGGACCCGGGGGCTTAAAGCACATTCATTTATCCGCAATGGGCTATCAGAAAATCGGGATTGTCGGAGAAAGCGGCTCAGGAAAATCAACTTTAATCGATATACTGGGAGGGTTTCTTGAACCCTCTGAAGGAACAGCCAGTCTTGATGGTACGGTTGTTTCCCATCTCCAGCTGCCAGGGTGGCAAAAGCAGCTTCTTTACATTCCCCAGCATCCTTATATTTTTGCGGATACGCTTGCGGAGAATATTCGATTTTATCATCCCGAAGCTTCTATGAGCGAGGTTAAAGAAGCAGCTGAAAAAGCAGGATTGTCTGATTTAGAAGAGGCGATCGGATTTGATGCAATGATCGGCGAAGGCGGAAGGAATCTAAGCGGCGGGCAAAGCCAGCGTGTTGCGCTCGCGCGTGCCTTTTTGGAAAACCGGCCAATCCTCTTGCTGGATGAACCCGCCAGTCATCTGGACGTAGAAACAGAGTTTTATTTAAAGCAAACCATGACGGCGTTATTTAAAAATAAACTCGTATTTTTGGCTACTCATCGTCTTCACTGGATGCAGGAAATGGACTTGGTTATGGTTATAAAGGATGGGGAAATCGCGGAGACAGGCACTCATCAGGAATTGATGGAGGCTAAGGGCGAATATTATAAACTCGTCAGCATTCAATGGGGGGAACAGGTATCATGA
- the cydB gene encoding cytochrome d ubiquinol oxidase subunit II, producing MIVLSELWFVLVAVLFIGFFFLEGFDFGVGMSVRLLARDDVERRIMINTIGPFWDANEVWLITAGGAIFAAFPHWYATMFSGYYIPFVFVLIALIGRGVAFEFRGKVDSRKWAKTWDWVIFFGSLLPPFLFGVLFSSILRGMPIDKNMNLSAGFSDFVNVYSVTGGITVTLLCLLHGALFLTLKTTSEIRKRARGFAGRLIWVVLASLTAFVSLSAFETDLFTVRGNITLPLVGLIVASYGLAVFFISKKRDGWSFAMTGAGIALTIGMIFTALFPRVMVSSIQSAYDLTVYNASSGDYSMKVMTIVAVSLLPFVIGYQIWSYYVFRKRVDEKDLTY from the coding sequence ATGATCGTGCTAAGCGAATTATGGTTTGTCCTGGTGGCAGTTCTGTTTATCGGATTCTTTTTCCTGGAGGGCTTTGATTTTGGAGTAGGTATGTCGGTACGCTTGCTGGCAAGAGATGATGTGGAACGCAGAATTATGATTAACACAATTGGCCCTTTCTGGGATGCGAATGAAGTGTGGCTGATTACAGCGGGAGGAGCCATTTTTGCAGCTTTTCCTCATTGGTATGCGACCATGTTCAGCGGCTATTACATCCCTTTTGTCTTCGTCCTGATTGCGTTGATCGGCCGTGGAGTCGCTTTTGAGTTTCGGGGGAAAGTTGACAGTAGGAAGTGGGCAAAAACATGGGACTGGGTTATTTTCTTCGGCAGCCTCCTTCCGCCGTTTCTGTTCGGGGTATTATTTTCAAGTATTCTGAGAGGAATGCCAATCGATAAGAATATGAACCTATCTGCAGGTTTTTCCGATTTTGTAAACGTCTATTCGGTGACAGGCGGGATTACGGTTACCCTGCTCTGTCTGCTCCATGGCGCGTTGTTTCTCACCCTGAAAACGACATCGGAAATAAGAAAGCGCGCCCGTGGATTTGCCGGTAGACTCATATGGGTTGTTCTTGCTTCGCTGACGGCGTTTGTTTCGCTGTCTGCTTTTGAAACCGATTTGTTTACAGTAAGGGGAAACATCACCCTTCCTCTTGTCGGATTGATTGTAGCATCATATGGATTAGCCGTATTTTTTATATCAAAAAAACGGGATGGGTGGTCTTTTGCGATGACAGGAGCAGGAATCGCGCTTACCATCGGTATGATTTTCACAGCATTATTCCCGCGTGTCATGGTCAGCTCCATTCAAAGTGCATACGATCTTACGGTTTATAATGCATCATCAGGAGATTATTCAATGAAAGTGATGACGATCGTGGCAGTCTCGCTGCTTCCGTTTGTGATCGGCTATCAGATTTGGAGCTATTATGTATTCCGCAAACGTGTGGATGAAAAGGATTTGACGTACTAA
- a CDS encoding alpha/beta fold hydrolase yields the protein MMENIVFIHGLTGSRRAFKKQIDYFSRKYNTYAYDLLGHGEDRGKKTDFSLDGLVAQLEELYEREGIEKAHLCSISYGCYPSTIFASKYKEKVSSLCYIGGHYNSDSPLTYVLQHFHDNRYNDYPDWLRRYSKDLFPKSGVVDPYALISTKLYYKYGLELHEDVLKKAIEHRLDYDLKADLKQVGVPVLWIMGDHDNLFKSSITDLDEVIPHAFYKEIPHTGHAANMFRPFAFRRMYAEFLQGKQEI from the coding sequence ATGATGGAAAACATCGTTTTTATCCATGGTTTGACGGGTTCAAGAAGAGCGTTCAAAAAACAAATAGACTATTTTAGCCGCAAGTACAATACATATGCCTACGATCTGCTTGGCCATGGCGAGGACCGAGGCAAAAAAACAGATTTTTCTCTGGATGGGCTAGTTGCACAGCTGGAGGAGCTGTATGAGCGGGAAGGAATTGAAAAAGCACACCTCTGCTCCATCAGCTACGGATGTTATCCGAGCACAATCTTTGCAAGCAAGTATAAAGAAAAGGTTTCAAGCCTTTGCTATATCGGCGGCCATTATAACTCAGACTCCCCGCTCACCTATGTACTTCAGCATTTTCATGACAACCGCTACAATGATTATCCAGATTGGCTTAGGCGCTATTCAAAAGATTTGTTTCCGAAAAGCGGAGTCGTGGATCCCTACGCTCTCATCTCAACAAAGCTTTATTACAAATACGGATTGGAATTGCACGAGGATGTGCTCAAAAAAGCCATTGAACATAGACTCGATTACGATTTAAAAGCAGACCTGAAACAAGTGGGTGTCCCTGTTTTATGGATTATGGGGGACCATGATAACTTGTTTAAATCCAGTATTACAGACTTGGATGAGGTCATTCCGCATGCTTTCTATAAAGAAATTCCCCATACCGGGCATGCGGCCAATATGTTCCGCCCTTTTGCCTTTAGGAGGATGTATGCCGAATTTCTGCAGGGAAAACAGGAGATTTAA
- a CDS encoding DEAD/DEAH box helicase — MSTNSFKDFALNEDILKALDSLGYKSPTSVQAGVIPPALEGKDIAVKSRTGSGKTAAFAIPLCELVDWEENKPQALILTPTRELAAQVKEDITNIGRFKRIKATAVYGKSPFDRQKSELKQKSHMVVGTPGRVLDHIQKGTLQLDQLKYFVIDEADEMLNMGFIEQVEAIIQELPENRTTMLFSATLPKDVEALCHRYMKNPLDIEIASPEQAASQIQHSLYIVNEDNKFRLLRDVTVTENPDSCMIFCRTKDQVDELFELLDRLGYTVDKIHGGMVQEDRFAVMNEFKRGEFRYLVATDVAARGIDVENITHVINYDLPLEKESYVHRAGRTGRAGRSGKAITFATPFEDRFLADIQEYIGFEIQQLDPPDREQIKEAQHAFDEKMEEEPELKKDKSEALNKGIMKLYFNGGKKKKIRAVDFVGTIAKLEGVTAADIGIITIQENVSYVEILNGKGPLVLKSMKNTTIKGKQLKVHVANK, encoded by the coding sequence TTGAGTACAAACAGCTTCAAAGATTTTGCATTAAACGAGGATATTTTAAAAGCATTGGACAGCCTTGGATATAAATCGCCGACAAGCGTTCAGGCGGGCGTTATTCCGCCAGCGCTTGAAGGGAAAGATATAGCCGTTAAATCCCGGACAGGAAGCGGAAAGACGGCAGCCTTTGCGATTCCGCTTTGCGAATTAGTCGATTGGGAAGAAAATAAGCCGCAGGCTCTTATTCTGACTCCGACACGTGAGCTTGCCGCACAAGTAAAAGAAGACATCACAAACATCGGCCGCTTTAAACGGATTAAAGCAACAGCGGTTTACGGGAAGTCGCCATTTGACCGCCAAAAATCCGAACTGAAGCAAAAAAGCCATATGGTTGTAGGCACGCCGGGAAGGGTGCTTGACCATATTCAAAAAGGTACGCTTCAGCTCGATCAGCTCAAGTATTTTGTCATTGATGAGGCTGATGAAATGCTGAATATGGGCTTCATTGAACAGGTGGAAGCCATCATTCAGGAATTGCCGGAAAACCGTACGACGATGCTTTTTTCCGCTACTCTTCCAAAGGATGTGGAAGCTCTCTGCCACCGCTATATGAAAAATCCGCTCGATATTGAAATTGCGTCACCTGAACAGGCAGCAAGCCAAATCCAGCATTCACTTTATATCGTGAACGAAGATAATAAATTCCGTCTGCTAAGAGACGTAACGGTAACGGAAAATCCGGACAGCTGCATGATCTTCTGCCGGACGAAGGATCAGGTGGATGAGCTTTTCGAACTTCTCGACAGACTTGGATACACAGTGGATAAAATCCATGGCGGGATGGTTCAGGAGGATCGTTTTGCAGTGATGAACGAGTTTAAGAGAGGCGAATTCCGCTATCTCGTTGCGACCGATGTAGCAGCGCGGGGAATTGATGTTGAAAACATTACCCATGTTATCAACTATGATTTGCCGCTTGAAAAGGAAAGCTACGTTCACCGGGCAGGCCGGACAGGCCGCGCCGGGCGTTCCGGAAAAGCAATCACGTTTGCAACACCATTTGAAGACCGGTTCCTTGCAGACATTCAGGAATACATCGGATTTGAAATTCAGCAGCTGGATCCCCCTGACAGAGAGCAGATCAAAGAAGCACAGCATGCATTTGATGAAAAAATGGAAGAAGAACCAGAGCTGAAAAAAGATAAGAGCGAGGCTCTGAATAAGGGCATCATGAAGCTCTACTTTAACGGCGGGAAGAAAAAGAAAATCCGTGCCGTCGACTTCGTCGGAACGATCGCCAAGCTTGAAGGCGTAACAGCAGCTGACATTGGGATTATTACGATTCAGGAAAATGTTTCTTATGTGGAAATTCTAAACGGAAAAGGCCCGCTCGTCCTAAAATCGATGAAAAATACAACGATTAAAGGGAAGCAGCTTAAAGTTCATGTGGCAAATAAATAA
- a CDS encoding DNA alkylation repair protein produces the protein MATYQEVMEKLEELGSEQTKKTFFNHGAQEPLYGVKVGDMKKHLVKTVKKDQDLALKLYDSGNSDAMYLAGLSVNPKLMTKEQLHKWAQGAYWSMLSEYTVAQVAAESPYALELAREWIGSEQEMTACAGWSTYSNFLSIAPDESIDKQEVKELLHKVETGIHQERNRVRYVMNGFVISVGGYYLPLHEEVKRVAAAIGKVHVNVGNTACKVPLAEAYIEKMEQRDSVGKKRKTCIC, from the coding sequence ATGGCAACGTATCAGGAAGTCATGGAAAAACTGGAAGAGCTCGGATCAGAGCAGACAAAAAAGACCTTTTTTAACCACGGAGCACAGGAGCCATTGTATGGAGTAAAAGTAGGCGACATGAAAAAGCACTTAGTGAAAACGGTGAAAAAGGATCAGGATCTGGCTCTTAAACTGTATGATTCAGGAAATAGCGATGCGATGTATTTAGCTGGTCTTTCTGTCAATCCAAAGCTAATGACAAAGGAGCAGCTGCATAAATGGGCGCAGGGAGCATACTGGTCCATGCTAAGTGAATATACGGTGGCGCAGGTTGCAGCGGAGTCTCCGTATGCACTTGAGCTTGCCCGCGAATGGATCGGGTCAGAGCAGGAAATGACAGCTTGCGCTGGATGGAGTACTTATTCCAATTTTCTTTCGATCGCTCCCGATGAATCCATTGATAAGCAAGAGGTCAAAGAACTGCTCCATAAAGTGGAAACAGGGATCCATCAGGAACGGAACCGCGTCCGTTATGTCATGAACGGCTTTGTTATTTCAGTCGGCGGCTATTACCTGCCGCTTCATGAGGAAGTAAAACGAGTGGCTGCGGCGATTGGGAAGGTTCATGTGAATGTCGGAAACACAGCATGTAAGGTTCCGCTCGCAGAAGCCTATATTGAAAAAATGGAACAGCGGGATTCGGTTGGGAAGAAGAGGAAGACGTGTATATGCTGA